A window of Psychromonas sp. CNPT3 contains these coding sequences:
- the sstT gene encoding serine/threonine transporter SstT: MSAPPKLFKRLLNSSLVLQIIIGIIAGILVATFSPSSAQTLSFLGDLFVNALKAVAPILVFVLVASSIANQKKGTNTNLKPVIHLYLMGTLLAATTAVMISVLFPTTLILSATDIQANPPEGIVEVLNTLLFKLIDNPIHALSTGNFIGILAWAAGLGLALQHASQTTKTMVHDISNAVAKIVHIVIRFAPLGIFGLVAGTFAETGFASLLGYSHLLMVLLGCMLVIALIVNPAMVYVKIRRNPYPLVFQCLRESGVTAFFTRSSAANIPVNMELCNKLKLHEDTYSVSIPLGATINMAGASITITVLTLAAVQTLGIEFDIATAILLSVVAAVSACGASGVAGGSLLLIPLSCSLFGVPNEIAMQVVAIGFIIGVVQDSAETALNSSTDVLFTAAACLSENAHAVETETSLNKA; encoded by the coding sequence ATGAGCGCTCCACCTAAACTTTTTAAGCGACTTTTAAACAGTAGCTTAGTATTACAAATTATAATTGGTATTATCGCCGGTATTTTAGTTGCCACCTTCTCTCCAAGCAGTGCTCAAACCCTATCTTTCCTCGGTGATTTATTTGTTAATGCATTAAAAGCAGTTGCCCCTATTTTAGTTTTTGTCTTAGTTGCTTCCTCTATTGCCAATCAAAAGAAAGGCACTAATACAAATTTAAAACCCGTTATCCATCTTTACCTTATGGGTACGTTACTCGCAGCAACCACAGCGGTCATGATAAGTGTACTCTTCCCGACTACCCTTATTTTAAGCGCAACAGATATTCAAGCAAATCCACCTGAAGGTATTGTTGAAGTATTAAATACGCTGTTATTCAAACTGATAGATAATCCAATACATGCATTAAGCACCGGTAACTTTATTGGTATTTTAGCTTGGGCTGCAGGTTTAGGCCTCGCATTACAACATGCATCACAAACAACTAAAACAATGGTCCATGACATATCTAATGCGGTCGCTAAAATTGTGCATATCGTTATCCGCTTTGCGCCTTTAGGTATTTTTGGTTTAGTGGCTGGCACCTTTGCTGAAACAGGTTTTGCTTCTTTATTAGGTTACTCGCATTTATTAATGGTATTACTCGGCTGTATGCTGGTTATTGCCCTCATTGTTAACCCGGCAATGGTCTACGTTAAAATTCGTAGAAATCCTTACCCGTTGGTATTTCAATGTTTACGTGAATCGGGTGTGACCGCCTTCTTTACACGTAGCTCAGCGGCTAATATTCCGGTTAATATGGAATTGTGTAATAAACTAAAATTACATGAAGATACTTACTCAGTATCAATACCTTTAGGTGCGACGATCAACATGGCAGGTGCGTCAATTACCATTACGGTATTAACGTTAGCTGCAGTGCAAACGTTAGGTATTGAATTTGATATCGCCACCGCTATTTTATTAAGCGTTGTCGCTGCCGTATCAGCTTGTGGCGCATCAGGCGTTGCCGGTGGGTCATTACTACTGATCCCATTATCATGTAGCTTATTTGGCGTCCCTAATGAAATCGCGATGCAAGTCGTTGCAATTGGCTTTATTATTGGTGTGGTACAAGATTCAGCTGAAACCGCATTAAATAGTTCAACCGATGTTCTATTTACAGCCGCAGCTTGCCTCTCTGAAAATGCACATGCAGTTGAAACAGAGACATCTCTTAACAAAGCATAA
- the rppH gene encoding RNA pyrophosphohydrolase, with the protein MIDTDGYRPNVGIIICNKLGQVLWAKRYGQHSWQFPQGGIKSGETPEQAMYRELYEEVGLKADHVKILASTRYWLRYKLPKRLIRWDSPEPICIGQKQRWFLLQLIADDEQITFDACGHPEFDDWRWVTYWYPVRQVVQFKCEVYRKALKEFSTPTFALMKSNSEKKREKRYRRTPNYKKNT; encoded by the coding sequence GTGATAGATACAGACGGCTACCGCCCTAATGTCGGTATTATCATTTGTAATAAACTGGGTCAGGTTTTATGGGCTAAACGATATGGACAACACTCTTGGCAATTTCCCCAAGGGGGCATAAAGTCGGGGGAAACACCCGAGCAAGCAATGTATCGCGAGCTTTATGAAGAGGTGGGTTTAAAAGCGGATCACGTCAAAATATTAGCAAGTACTCGCTATTGGTTACGTTATAAATTACCTAAACGTTTAATTCGTTGGGACTCTCCTGAGCCAATTTGTATTGGTCAAAAGCAACGCTGGTTCTTATTACAATTGATAGCAGACGATGAACAAATTACATTTGATGCGTGTGGACATCCTGAATTTGATGATTGGCGCTGGGTAACTTATTGGTATCCAGTACGTCAGGTCGTGCAGTTTAAATGTGAAGTGTATCGTAAAGCATTAAAAGAATTCTCTACACCCACGTTTGCGCTGATGAAAAGTAATTCGGAGAAAAAGAGAGAGAAGCGTTATCGCCGCACTCCTAACTATAAGAAAAATACTTAG
- the mutH gene encoding DNA mismatch repair endonuclease MutH, producing the protein MTHTPQTTADLLHLCENISGYSLSELAQLANIPIPADLRHNKGWVGQLIEWHLGATAGSKPEQDFKHLGIELKTIPIDSQGKVLETTFVCSAPIINITGLTWEQSNIYHKLKCVLWLPVQGERQIPLKDRIVGNAFLWVASEPQNNALKNDWNELMDKVALGEIETISARDGQILQLRPKAANGRCLTDAYGKEGQLIKVRPRGFYLKKAFTQAIIDQQFKLS; encoded by the coding sequence ATGACTCACACCCCGCAAACTACGGCCGATCTACTGCATTTATGTGAAAACATTTCCGGTTATTCGTTATCTGAGTTAGCTCAACTTGCCAATATCCCCATTCCTGCCGATCTTCGTCATAATAAAGGCTGGGTAGGACAACTCATTGAATGGCATTTAGGCGCAACGGCGGGCAGTAAACCAGAGCAAGACTTTAAACATTTAGGCATTGAATTAAAAACGATCCCAATTGATTCGCAGGGGAAAGTATTAGAAACCACCTTTGTGTGTAGCGCCCCTATTATCAACATCACCGGTTTAACTTGGGAGCAGAGCAATATTTATCATAAATTAAAATGTGTTTTATGGTTACCCGTTCAAGGAGAAAGACAGATCCCACTTAAGGATCGTATTGTAGGCAATGCTTTCTTGTGGGTGGCATCAGAGCCACAAAACAACGCGCTTAAAAATGATTGGAATGAATTAATGGATAAAGTTGCCCTCGGTGAAATCGAAACGATTAGTGCGCGCGATGGCCAAATATTACAACTGCGACCTAAAGCTGCCAATGGGCGCTGCCTTACCGACGCCTATGGGAAAGAGGGACAACTCATAAAAGTACGTCCGCGCGGGTTTTATCTCAAAAAAGCCTTTACCCAAGCTATTATTGACCAACAATTTAAACTGTCTTGA
- the uvrA gene encoding excinuclease ABC subunit UvrA, with protein MSNIEIRGAKTHNLKNIDLTIPRDKLVVITGLSGSGKSSLAFDTLYAEGQRRYVESLSAYARQFLSLMEKPDVDHIEGLSPAISIEQKSTSHNPRSTVGTITEIYDHLRLLFARIGDPRCPTHKVSLKAQTVSEMVDAILAHPQGSKMMLLSPVVKDRKGEHVKLLESLAAQGFLRARIDGEICDLSAPPTLALHKKHRIEIVIDRFKVRPDLKQRLAESVETTLKLSEGTAILAFMEGDEKEQLFSANFSCSECGYSITELEPRIFSFNNPAGACPTCDGLGIEQYFDPKLAVNDVDLSLADGAISGWGKKSNYYFQLLCALADQDGFSVQTPFAKLSPNNKKRILYGTENEKISFEYHNEDGDSIIRLHPFEGVIPNRIRRYKETESNTIREYLEKYMDRQQCSSCNGSRLKISSRNVFIKDVNLPYISALSIADAQIFFQNLTLQGQKQKIADKILKEILERLHFLMNVGLNYLSLDRSATTLSGGEAQRIRLASQIGAGLMGVMYVLDEPSIGLHQRDNARLLKTLTHLRDLGNTVIVVEHDEDAIRQADHIIDIGPGAGVHGGEVIAQGTYKTILKAKNSLTADYLSGRKKIEVPRIRTPLTDKWLVLDGLTGNNLKNIQVKIPVGVLTCITGVSGSGKSTLINDTLFPVAQSKLNKSQLDKVAPYKKISGLSYLDKVVDINQSPIGRTPRSNPATYTGIFTPIRELFAATPESRARGYKPGRFSFNVKGGRCESCQGDGVIKVEMHFLPDVYVSCDTCHGARYNRETLSILYKGKNIEQALNMTVADAFHFFSMIPVIARKLKTLMDVGLSYIRLGQAATTLSGGEAQRVKLAKELSKRDTGKTLYILDEPTTGLHFHDIAQLLKVIHTLRDNGNTIIIIEHNLDVIKTADWIIDLGPEGGDGGGEVVASGRPEEVVKVAASYTGHYLKALLSIK; from the coding sequence ATGAGTAATATAGAAATTCGTGGTGCAAAAACACACAACTTAAAAAATATAGATTTAACGATCCCTCGCGATAAATTAGTAGTGATCACCGGTCTTTCAGGCTCCGGTAAATCTTCACTCGCTTTTGACACTCTCTATGCAGAGGGGCAGCGACGCTATGTTGAATCCTTATCCGCTTATGCACGGCAATTTTTATCACTCATGGAAAAACCAGACGTTGACCATATTGAGGGTTTATCACCGGCAATTTCCATTGAACAAAAATCAACATCACATAACCCACGCTCGACGGTTGGTACGATCACTGAAATTTACGATCATCTGCGTTTATTATTTGCGCGTATCGGCGATCCCCGTTGCCCAACACATAAAGTTAGCCTTAAGGCGCAAACGGTCAGTGAAATGGTAGATGCTATTCTTGCGCATCCTCAAGGCTCTAAGATGATGCTACTCTCACCTGTCGTAAAAGATCGTAAAGGTGAACACGTTAAATTGTTGGAAAGTCTAGCAGCTCAAGGGTTTTTACGCGCCCGTATTGATGGCGAAATTTGTGATTTAAGTGCGCCTCCTACATTAGCGTTACATAAAAAACACCGTATTGAAATTGTCATCGATCGCTTTAAAGTGCGCCCGGATCTTAAACAACGCCTTGCAGAGTCTGTAGAAACAACATTAAAACTCAGCGAAGGCACCGCCATCCTTGCTTTTATGGAGGGAGATGAAAAAGAACAGCTGTTTTCAGCTAATTTCTCCTGTTCTGAATGTGGTTATAGTATTACCGAGTTAGAGCCTCGTATTTTTTCTTTTAATAATCCAGCGGGTGCATGCCCTACCTGTGATGGTTTAGGGATAGAGCAATATTTTGATCCTAAACTGGCGGTTAATGATGTCGATTTAAGCTTAGCCGATGGCGCTATCTCTGGCTGGGGTAAAAAATCAAACTATTACTTTCAATTGCTTTGCGCCCTTGCTGATCAAGATGGTTTTTCGGTACAAACTCCCTTTGCAAAGCTAAGCCCTAACAATAAAAAACGTATTTTATATGGGACCGAGAATGAAAAAATATCCTTTGAATATCATAATGAAGACGGCGACAGTATTATTCGCTTACACCCCTTTGAAGGGGTTATTCCTAATCGTATTCGCCGCTATAAAGAAACCGAGTCAAATACGATCCGCGAATACCTTGAAAAATATATGGATCGCCAGCAATGCTCAAGTTGTAACGGCTCTCGTTTAAAAATATCGTCCCGTAATGTTTTTATTAAGGATGTAAATTTACCTTATATCAGTGCACTGTCTATTGCTGATGCACAGATTTTTTTCCAGAATTTAACCTTACAGGGTCAAAAACAAAAGATAGCCGATAAAATATTAAAAGAGATCTTAGAGCGTCTGCATTTTTTAATGAATGTGGGTCTTAATTACCTGAGTTTGGATCGTAGCGCAACCACACTGTCCGGTGGTGAAGCACAACGTATTCGCCTCGCAAGTCAAATTGGCGCTGGTTTAATGGGCGTTATGTATGTATTAGATGAGCCTTCTATCGGCCTGCATCAGCGTGATAATGCGCGCTTATTAAAAACATTAACGCATTTGCGCGATCTTGGGAATACGGTAATTGTGGTTGAGCATGATGAAGATGCGATTAGGCAGGCGGATCATATTATTGATATTGGCCCCGGCGCAGGCGTACATGGTGGTGAAGTTATCGCCCAAGGCACTTACAAAACGATTTTAAAAGCCAAAAACTCACTCACCGCAGATTATTTAAGTGGCCGTAAAAAAATCGAAGTTCCCCGCATTCGCACACCCTTAACAGATAAGTGGTTGGTCCTTGATGGACTCACAGGTAATAATTTAAAAAATATCCAAGTTAAGATCCCTGTTGGTGTTTTAACCTGTATTACCGGCGTTTCGGGATCAGGTAAATCAACATTGATCAATGATACCTTATTTCCTGTTGCACAAAGCAAGCTCAATAAATCGCAACTTGATAAAGTAGCACCCTATAAAAAAATCAGTGGTTTATCTTATTTAGATAAAGTGGTCGATATTAACCAAAGCCCTATTGGGCGTACGCCTCGCTCTAATCCTGCCACTTATACGGGTATCTTTACGCCTATCAGAGAGCTTTTTGCAGCCACGCCAGAGTCACGAGCACGAGGTTATAAACCGGGACGCTTTAGTTTTAATGTTAAAGGGGGACGCTGTGAGTCCTGCCAAGGTGATGGCGTTATAAAAGTTGAAATGCATTTTTTACCCGATGTTTATGTTTCTTGTGATACTTGTCATGGCGCGCGTTATAATCGCGAAACCTTATCCATTCTCTACAAAGGGAAAAATATTGAGCAAGCCTTAAATATGACGGTTGCAGATGCGTTTCACTTTTTCAGTATGATCCCGGTTATTGCGCGTAAATTAAAAACATTAATGGATGTAGGCCTTTCTTATATTCGTCTAGGCCAAGCGGCCACCACATTATCGGGTGGCGAGGCGCAACGCGTAAAACTTGCCAAAGAGCTATCCAAACGCGATACCGGTAAAACATTATATATTCTTGATGAACCGACCACTGGATTGCATTTTCATGATATTGCTCAACTCCTCAAAGTGATCCATACATTGCGTGACAATGGTAATACGATTATTATTATTGAGCATAATCTTGATGTGATCAAAACAGCAGACTGGATCATTGATTTAGGTCCTGAAGGTGGCGATGGCGGTGGCGAAGTAGTTGCATCCGGTCGCCCTGAAGAGGTTGTCAAAGTCGCGGCCAGTTACACCGGGCATTATTTAAAAGCTCTTTTAAGCATTAAATAA
- a CDS encoding PglL family O-oligosaccharyltransferase: MRFKLSIQTIYKIVFFLLMAVGMHYVQINRGGSGLALPQNNIVWIFISLLISLGLYQVSRIKTLYYSHFSIAFLIAIVFFCVPLIYANNTLAIQSASRLLGLGAGFLVFLSFQQMRFKKSDILHLLIFIVLAGALQAMYSLIQSYLLSEHNFIGYDIHYGRPYGVFQQPNVLASFMATTLILSAYLLSKVHCQKQHVFLLISAFLCMWVLVLTQSRSGYLGLLIALAFVAPLLYSAHKKRFFFLLLALSLGLSCALLKDDALQSRSLETMQSGGPRITLYTQSMQMILEKPLLGYGYGSFPKSYLFAFAKSVSQDEFSAQQGYLTHPHNEFLFWAVEGGIAPLFAILILCVAFLRLLRTQKRKQALAFCALVIPIIVHTQTELPLYQSAIHWFTLLFLVFYIDNATQNSKNCHFNAPLILKLSALLLPLICALFMLTNLMCIDKITHYERSKDKNIKALTSIINPFVFQSRIEYHFSNYRLALAIQAKRPLEIIKLIKVVEKKIKTTPRAYYYLLLYTAYSKTDQNKKATEILAQARYLFPLNEHILQLDSASIK, from the coding sequence ATGCGCTTTAAACTAAGCATCCAAACTATCTATAAGATTGTTTTTTTCTTATTAATGGCCGTCGGGATGCATTACGTACAAATAAACAGAGGGGGCAGTGGCCTCGCTTTACCTCAAAATAATATTGTATGGATTTTTATCTCGCTACTTATTAGTCTTGGCCTTTACCAAGTTAGCCGTATCAAAACGCTTTATTACAGTCACTTTAGTATTGCTTTTTTGATTGCCATCGTCTTTTTTTGTGTGCCCCTTATTTATGCAAACAATACCTTAGCAATACAAAGCGCGAGCCGTTTACTGGGCTTAGGCGCAGGATTTTTAGTGTTTTTAAGTTTTCAGCAGATGCGCTTTAAAAAGAGCGATATATTGCATTTGTTAATATTTATTGTACTCGCAGGCGCTCTGCAAGCTATGTATTCTTTAATACAAAGCTACCTGCTTAGCGAACATAATTTCATTGGCTATGACATCCATTATGGGCGACCGTACGGCGTGTTTCAACAACCCAATGTACTGGCCTCTTTTATGGCCACCACACTCATATTAAGTGCTTATTTATTATCTAAAGTCCATTGCCAAAAACAACACGTTTTTTTATTGATCAGTGCCTTTTTATGCATGTGGGTTTTGGTATTAACCCAATCGCGTAGCGGTTATTTAGGTCTTCTGATAGCCTTAGCATTTGTTGCGCCACTGCTCTATAGTGCGCATAAAAAACGTTTTTTCTTTTTATTACTCGCCTTAAGCCTCGGTTTAAGTTGCGCGCTACTTAAAGATGATGCACTACAAAGTCGCTCATTAGAAACGATGCAATCGGGTGGTCCCCGTATCACCCTGTATACACAAAGTATGCAAATGATCCTAGAAAAACCCTTACTGGGTTACGGCTATGGAAGCTTTCCAAAAAGTTATCTTTTCGCATTTGCTAAAAGTGTCAGTCAAGATGAATTTAGTGCGCAACAAGGCTACCTGACCCACCCTCATAATGAGTTTTTATTTTGGGCGGTTGAAGGCGGCATTGCACCTTTGTTTGCAATACTCATCCTCTGTGTTGCCTTTTTACGTTTATTACGCACCCAGAAACGCAAGCAAGCACTGGCTTTTTGTGCGCTAGTGATCCCTATCATAGTGCACACTCAAACAGAGCTCCCTCTGTACCAATCCGCCATACATTGGTTTACCTTGTTATTTTTAGTTTTTTATATCGATAATGCTACGCAAAACAGCAAAAATTGTCACTTCAATGCACCGCTTATATTAAAACTCAGTGCACTGTTACTGCCTTTAATTTGTGCACTCTTTATGCTGACCAACCTAATGTGTATCGACAAAATAACCCACTATGAGCGCTCAAAAGATAAAAACATTAAGGCTTTAACCTCTATTATTAATCCTTTTGTTTTCCAAAGTCGTATTGAATATCATTTTAGTAATTACCGTTTAGCACTGGCTATACAGGCGAAGCGTCCTCTCGAAATAATAAAATTAATAAAAGTGGTCGAAAAAAAAATAAAAACAACACCCAGAGCATATTATTATCTTTTGTTATATACGGCCTATAGCAAAACAGATCAGAATAAAAAAGCGACCGAAATCTTAGCTCAGGCACGCTATCTTTTTCCTTTAAACGAACATATTTTACAACTCGATAGTGCATCTATAAAGTAA
- a CDS encoding lytic transglycosylase domain-containing protein, with product MKQPTLSAFLMAIFILPFISLSLCADIYLYVDEKGNPHFSESKTNAKYRLLLRSDNNTKKGNFKNWKNKTYTNIHIPYNKRLQRKYHSLINREAKRNQLESAFVHAVITAESSYKVRAVSRAGAMGLMQLMPETAKRFHVTDPFNAQQNIAAGTRYLKILLAEFKTKELALAAYNAGEGTVRRYNNQIPPYPETKKYVKKVLDFYRYYKKH from the coding sequence ATGAAACAACCTACTTTATCTGCCTTCTTAATGGCTATTTTTATATTGCCATTTATTAGTCTTAGCCTGTGCGCTGATATCTACCTGTATGTAGATGAAAAAGGTAATCCACATTTTTCTGAGTCTAAAACCAACGCTAAATACCGTTTATTACTGCGCTCCGATAATAATACTAAAAAGGGTAATTTTAAAAATTGGAAAAATAAAACCTATACCAATATTCATATTCCTTATAACAAAAGGCTGCAACGTAAATATCACTCTCTCATCAATCGAGAAGCAAAGCGTAACCAACTTGAAAGCGCTTTCGTTCATGCAGTGATCACGGCAGAATCAAGCTATAAAGTGAGGGCAGTTTCACGAGCGGGAGCAATGGGTTTAATGCAACTAATGCCTGAAACGGCTAAACGCTTCCATGTCACAGATCCCTTTAATGCACAGCAAAATATCGCAGCTGGCACGCGCTATTTAAAGATACTCTTAGCCGAATTTAAAACTAAGGAATTAGCACTGGCAGCCTATAATGCAGGAGAGGGCACAGTAAGGCGCTATAATAATCAGATCCCGCCCTACCCTGAAACCAAAAAATATGTCAAAAAAGTACTCGATTTTTACCGTTATTATAAGAAACATTAA
- a CDS encoding response regulator — protein MDNKHLLIVDDHQEIRELLQRFLKQHQYRVSVAINGQEMKKKLKTAQIDLIILDLMLPGEDGLTLCRNLRAQSNIPVIMLSAMGEEMDKIIGLEMGADDYISKPFNPHELLARIKAVLRRSTQITKQVTDSQILHFERWTLDINRRQLLNHQGINIILSSAEFSLLKVFLEHPQQVLSRDQLLDLAKGREGDVYDRAIDTQVSRLRKKLEKDPKQPCLIKTIWGGGYQLACEVENAKTSRTK, from the coding sequence ATGGATAATAAACATCTGCTGATTGTCGATGATCACCAAGAGATCCGTGAATTATTGCAACGTTTTTTAAAACAACATCAGTATCGCGTTTCGGTGGCTATTAATGGCCAAGAAATGAAAAAAAAACTAAAAACCGCGCAGATTGATTTAATCATTTTAGATTTGATGTTACCGGGTGAAGATGGTTTAACGCTATGTCGTAATTTACGAGCTCAATCAAATATTCCCGTGATCATGCTCAGTGCGATGGGCGAAGAGATGGATAAAATTATTGGCTTAGAAATGGGCGCTGACGATTATATTAGCAAGCCTTTTAATCCCCATGAGTTACTCGCTCGTATAAAAGCGGTGCTACGACGTAGCACTCAGATAACAAAGCAAGTAACTGACTCGCAAATACTTCACTTCGAGCGTTGGACCCTTGATATCAATCGCAGGCAACTGCTCAATCACCAAGGCATAAATATCATTTTAAGTAGCGCCGAATTTAGCCTATTAAAAGTGTTTCTTGAACATCCACAACAAGTACTCAGTCGCGATCAATTACTCGATTTAGCAAAAGGGCGTGAGGGGGATGTTTATGATCGCGCCATTGATACCCAAGTCAGCCGATTACGTAAAAAATTAGAAAAAGATCCCAAACAACCTTGTTTGATAAAAACCATATGGGGTGGCGGTTATCAGTTAGCTTGTGAGGTTGAAAATGCTAAAACTTCGCGCACTAAATAG
- a CDS encoding ATP-binding protein: MLKLRALNSLIVQISIVMLLGLSALMLLSMQLYSSDRQQALRSVSSESTLQRISALIEVLNKTPQSLHPEIVQVSQGIGFKLSLDSLPVILINRSLDLSQQLQQNLSEDRIFDIRIIAYDRKNHHKRKRHNKKRSRRNSQLSGSVLLGPSLWLNFDSTINAQTENVSLKTILILISLTFIILMSMAWLVKRALKPLDKLALAAKKIGIERDFSALAEQGPSEILPTIRAFNQMQQHLSTFIEDRSNMLAAISHDLRTPITSLRLRLEFIAPSADQRQMLATLTQMQDMLQATLRFSRDEAQKEKKQRCDINTLLSTICYERQEQGVSINLDCPEKVIFKVWPLALRRVIENLINNSLTYAKDENGLVSISIVCTLKAKQLKIQVIDQGSGIAEKDFEEVFKPFVRLDKARDTSDANVGLGLAISRSIVLAHAGTLRLSNNASGGLCATILLPLLDET; this comes from the coding sequence ATGCTAAAACTTCGCGCACTAAATAGTTTAATTGTACAGATAAGTATTGTCATGTTACTCGGCTTAAGCGCGCTGATGTTGCTTTCTATGCAACTTTATTCCTCCGATCGTCAGCAAGCCTTGCGCTCGGTTTCCAGTGAAAGCACCTTACAACGAATAAGCGCTTTAATTGAAGTGCTAAATAAAACACCGCAAAGTTTACACCCAGAGATAGTACAAGTAAGCCAAGGTATCGGCTTTAAACTCAGCCTTGATAGTTTACCGGTGATCTTAATCAATCGTAGCCTAGATCTCAGCCAGCAATTACAACAAAATCTAAGTGAGGATCGGATCTTTGATATTCGTATTATTGCTTACGACAGAAAAAATCACCATAAGCGAAAAAGACATAATAAAAAAAGATCAAGACGTAATAGTCAGCTAAGTGGATCTGTTTTATTAGGCCCTTCACTGTGGTTAAACTTTGATTCTACCATTAATGCACAAACTGAAAACGTATCATTAAAAACCATTTTGATATTGATTTCTCTTACATTTATTATATTAATGAGCATGGCATGGCTCGTAAAACGGGCACTTAAACCCCTTGATAAACTCGCCTTAGCGGCTAAAAAAATAGGCATTGAGCGAGACTTTTCAGCACTTGCCGAGCAAGGACCTTCCGAAATATTGCCAACTATTCGCGCGTTTAATCAGATGCAGCAGCACTTATCCACTTTTATTGAAGATCGTAGCAATATGTTGGCTGCTATCTCTCACGACTTACGCACGCCTATTACAAGCTTACGTTTACGTTTAGAATTTATTGCGCCCAGTGCAGATCAAAGACAAATGCTAGCGACATTAACGCAAATGCAAGACATGCTTCAAGCAACATTACGCTTTTCTCGCGATGAGGCGCAAAAAGAAAAAAAACAACGTTGTGATATTAATACACTGCTATCGACCATCTGCTATGAACGACAAGAGCAAGGCGTCAGTATAAACTTGGACTGCCCTGAAAAAGTAATTTTTAAAGTGTGGCCACTGGCACTGCGCCGCGTCATTGAAAATTTAATCAATAATAGTTTAACCTATGCAAAAGATGAAAATGGTTTAGTCTCTATTTCGATAGTATGCACATTAAAAGCCAAGCAATTAAAAATACAGGTGATTGATCAGGGCTCTGGCATTGCTGAAAAAGATTTTGAAGAGGTATTCAAGCCCTTCGTGCGCTTAGATAAAGCGCGCGACACAAGTGATGCAAACGTTGGGCTTGGACTGGCTATTAGCCGTAGTATTGTGCTTGCTCATGCAGGCACTTTACGGCTAAGTAACAACGCGAGTGGCGGTTTATGTGCAACGATTTTATTACCGCTCCTCGATGAGACTTAA
- a CDS encoding RNA-binding S4 domain-containing protein — protein sequence MSDKKEIYATLVEIREEPVALYKILKLGNLVSGGGEAKQIISEGYVSLNGEVETRKRKKVYAGDMVYFNEQYLQIALQGELAEYEIVDTPEENEAPLKKPRRAIQF from the coding sequence ATGTCAGATAAGAAAGAAATTTATGCCACGCTAGTGGAGATACGGGAAGAGCCTGTTGCACTCTATAAAATATTAAAGTTGGGTAATTTAGTCTCCGGTGGCGGGGAGGCGAAGCAAATCATTTCTGAGGGCTATGTGTCACTTAATGGTGAGGTGGAAACGCGTAAACGTAAGAAAGTATACGCGGGAGATATGGTTTATTTTAATGAGCAATATTTACAAATCGCATTGCAAGGTGAGCTCGCTGAGTATGAGATTGTTGACACCCCAGAAGAGAACGAGGCACCTTTAAAAAAACCGAGACGCGCCATACAATTTTAA